One region of Vigna angularis cultivar LongXiaoDou No.4 chromosome 10, ASM1680809v1, whole genome shotgun sequence genomic DNA includes:
- the LOC108335635 gene encoding G-box-binding factor 1 isoform X2, whose amino-acid sequence MGTQKSNMFDTAYNYLVPEDEILDKPTHWTPMQAYNNSASTPIPFLYQHAAGYMPLYMWPNQANSTVLQSNVLQDPMKLSNKPTVSEDAVLAFSEIVHRTFGEQNLNSIKKCARNLQPKSLIPKESRGDRSKSSILKNKDRVLCSEAYGNKGSLHEDLVTANDFPSTKKQDCNLMLENASSIQLNQDLETGLDAIGTNTELVKLEEDEIRRERKRQSNRESARRSRMRKERECEELQKKMEILKDENSMLTQRLKSLSEECLEICNENDAIEEELVNMYGTESISYLLDMKPR is encoded by the exons ATGGGAACACAAAAATCTAATATGTTTGATACAGCTTACAATTATTTGGTGCCTGAAGAT GAAATTCTTGACAAGCCAACACACTGGACTCCTATGCAG GCATATAACAATTCTGCGTCTACTCCGATTCCCTTTTTATATCAACACGCAGCTGGTTACATGCCTCTCTACATGTGGCCAAACCAG GCAAACAGCACAGTACTTCAATCTAATGTTTTGCAGGATCCAATGAAGCTCTCCAATAAACCTACAGTATCTGAG GATGCTGTACTGGCCTTTTCAGAAATAGTACACAGGACTTTTGGCGAGCAAAAcctaaattcaataaaaaaatgtgcTAGAAACTTACAACCTAAAAGTTTAATACCTAAGGAATCAAGAGGAGATCGAAGCAAATCTTCGATACTGAAAAACAAGGATAGAGTGTTGTGCAG TGAAGCATATGGAAACAAGGGATCACTACATGAAGACCTTGTCACTGCTAAT GATTTTCCTTCAACTAAGAAGCAAGACTGTAATTTGATGCTTGAAAATG CAAGTTCAATCCAACTGAATCAGGATTTGGAGACGGGCCTAGATGCAATTGGCACTAACACTGAACTAGTGAAGTTG GAAGAGGatgaaataagaagagaaagaaaaagacagTCGAATAGAGAATCTGCTAGGAGATCAAGGATGCGGAAAGAG AGAGAATGTGAAGAGttacaaaagaaaatggaaattcTTAAGGATGAAAACTCCATGCTCACACAAAGGCTCAAGAGTCTTTCTGAGGAATGTCTGGAAATCTGCAATGAAAATGATGCCATAGAG GAAGAGCTGGTTAACATGTATGGAACAGAATCAATATCATATCTGTTGGACATGAAGCCACGCTGA
- the LOC108335635 gene encoding G-box-binding factor 1 isoform X1 has product MGTQKSNMFDTAYNYLVPEDQEILDKPTHWTPMQAYNNSASTPIPFLYQHAAGYMPLYMWPNQANSTVLQSNVLQDPMKLSNKPTVSEDAVLAFSEIVHRTFGEQNLNSIKKCARNLQPKSLIPKESRGDRSKSSILKNKDRVLCSEAYGNKGSLHEDLVTANDFPSTKKQDCNLMLENASSIQLNQDLETGLDAIGTNTELVKLEEDEIRRERKRQSNRESARRSRMRKERECEELQKKMEILKDENSMLTQRLKSLSEECLEICNENDAIEEELVNMYGTESISYLLDMKPR; this is encoded by the exons ATGGGAACACAAAAATCTAATATGTTTGATACAGCTTACAATTATTTGGTGCCTGAAGAT CAGGAAATTCTTGACAAGCCAACACACTGGACTCCTATGCAG GCATATAACAATTCTGCGTCTACTCCGATTCCCTTTTTATATCAACACGCAGCTGGTTACATGCCTCTCTACATGTGGCCAAACCAG GCAAACAGCACAGTACTTCAATCTAATGTTTTGCAGGATCCAATGAAGCTCTCCAATAAACCTACAGTATCTGAG GATGCTGTACTGGCCTTTTCAGAAATAGTACACAGGACTTTTGGCGAGCAAAAcctaaattcaataaaaaaatgtgcTAGAAACTTACAACCTAAAAGTTTAATACCTAAGGAATCAAGAGGAGATCGAAGCAAATCTTCGATACTGAAAAACAAGGATAGAGTGTTGTGCAG TGAAGCATATGGAAACAAGGGATCACTACATGAAGACCTTGTCACTGCTAAT GATTTTCCTTCAACTAAGAAGCAAGACTGTAATTTGATGCTTGAAAATG CAAGTTCAATCCAACTGAATCAGGATTTGGAGACGGGCCTAGATGCAATTGGCACTAACACTGAACTAGTGAAGTTG GAAGAGGatgaaataagaagagaaagaaaaagacagTCGAATAGAGAATCTGCTAGGAGATCAAGGATGCGGAAAGAG AGAGAATGTGAAGAGttacaaaagaaaatggaaattcTTAAGGATGAAAACTCCATGCTCACACAAAGGCTCAAGAGTCTTTCTGAGGAATGTCTGGAAATCTGCAATGAAAATGATGCCATAGAG GAAGAGCTGGTTAACATGTATGGAACAGAATCAATATCATATCTGTTGGACATGAAGCCACGCTGA